From Carassius gibelio isolate Cgi1373 ecotype wild population from Czech Republic chromosome B23, carGib1.2-hapl.c, whole genome shotgun sequence, the proteins below share one genomic window:
- the LOC128011455 gene encoding vitamin D3 receptor A yields the protein MDLMAVSTSATGQEEFDRNAPRICGVCGDKATGFHFNAMTCEGCKGFFRRSMKRKASFTCPFNGNCTITKDNRRHCQACRLKRCVDIGMMKEFILTDEEVQRKKDLILKRKEEEAAREARKPRLSEEQMQIINTLVEAHHKTYDDSYSDFVRFRPPVREGPVTRSASRAASLHSLSDASSDSFNHSPESVDTKLNFSNLLMMYQDSGGSPDSSEEDNSRLSMLPHLADLVSYSIQKVIGFAKMIPGFRDLTAEDQIALLKSSAIEIIMLRSNQSFSLEDMSWSCGGPDFKYCVNDVTKAGHTLELLEPLVKFQVGLKKLNMTEEEHVLLMAICLLSPDRPGVQDHARIEALQDRLCDVLQAYIRIHHPAGRLLYAKMIQKLADLRSLNEEHSKQYRSLSFQPEHSMQLTPLVLEVFGSEVS from the exons ATGGACCTGATGGCCGTGAGCACGTCTGCGACGGGTCAGGAGGAGTTTGACCGCAACGCGCCGCGGATCTGTGGAGTGTGTGGAGACAAGGCCACCGGCTTCCACTTCAACGCCATGACCTGCGAGGGATGCAAGGGCTTCTTCAG acggaGTATGAAGCGCAAGGCGAGCTTCACCTGCCCGTTCAATGGGAACTGCACCATCACCAAAGATAACCGGCGTCACTGCCAGGCCTGTCGTCTGAAGCGCTGCGTCGACATCGGCATGATGAAGGAAT TCATTCTGACAGACGAGGAGGTGCAGAGGAAGAAGGATCTGATCCTGAAGAGGAAGGAGGAGGAGGCGGCGAGGGAGGCCAGGAAACCTCGTCTGAGCGAGGAACAGATGCAGATCATCAACACACTGGTGGAGGCGCATCACAAGACCTACGACGACTCCTACTCCGACTTCGTCCGATTCAGG CCTCCGGTCCGTGAGGGTCCAGTCACGCGCAGCGCAAGCCGAGCCGCGTCTCTTCACTCGCTGTCTGACGCTTCGTCAGATTCATTCAACCATTcaccag AGTCTGTGGACACGAAGCTGAACTTCAGTAATCTGCTGATGATGTATCAGGACAGCGGTGGCAGTCCAGACTCCAGCGAGGAGGACAACTCACGCCTGTCCATGTTACCGCACCTCGCAGACCTCGTCAGCTACAGCATCCAGAAGGTCATCGGATTCGCCAAGATGATCCCTGGATTCAG ggacCTGACGGCTGAAGATCAGATCGCTCTGCTCAAGTCCAGCGCTATCGAGATCATCATGCTGCGCTCCAATCAGTCGTTCAGTCTGGAGGATATGAGCTGGAGCTGCGGAGGACCGGACTTCAAATACTGTGTCAATGATGTCACCaagg cgggGCACACTCTGGAGCTGCTGGAGCCGCTGGTGAAGTTTCAGGTTGGTCTGAAGAAGCTGAACATGACTGAAGAGGAACACGTGCTGCTGATGGCCATCTGCCTGCTgtctccag ATCGGCCGGGCGTTCAGGACCACGCTCGCATCGAGGCGCTCCAGGACCGTCTGTGTGACGTCCTGCAGGCGTACATCCGCATCCATCACCCCGCCGGCCGTCTGCTGTACGCCAAGATGATCCAGAAGCTGGCGGACCTGCGCAGCCTGAACGAGGAGCACTCCAAGCAGTACCGCTCGCTCTCCTTCCAGCCGGAGCACAGCATGCAGCTGACGCCGCTGGTGCTGGAGGTGTTCGGCAGCGAGGTCTCCTAG